A stretch of DNA from Candidatus Deferrimicrobiaceae bacterium:
GCACCGGGGAGCTTTTCTGCGGGGGAAAGGTCTGCGTGAGGGCAAGGGGGAAATTTCTCCCGATGAGCCGGGAGGCGACCGGGCAGGTGATTCCCTACCTCAAGTTCGACCGGTGCCGGAAGTACAAGACGCTGTTCGACTACGCCAAGGAGACGGAGTAAAGCGGGGATCGGGCGTCAACGGCCCGCCGGGGAGCTCATCGGACGCGGATGCGCACCGTGTAGGCGACGGTGTCGGGCGCCGGGCCGGCGGGCAGATCGAAGGGGCCGGGCGTCTCCTCCGGAGGAACCGTCCCCATTTTTTCCAGTTCCGCGAGAAATACGCCGGCGCGATCGACCGGAAGAACGACCCGGATGATCTCGCGAAGAGGAGGCGTCTCCCCGGCTCCGAATCCCCCCGGCACGACCGTTATCTCCCGGCGGAACGTCCCACCCAGACGCAAGGCGGCGTCGGCGATGCGGTCCGCAAGCCCCGCCCGGTCCCCGGGGGCGACCTCGATCGTCACTTCCTTCTCGTAAGGTGGAGGCCGGAGCAGCCTGGACTCCGGATGGGCGAATCCGCGAGGGGCTAAGGCTTCCTCCGCCTGCGGCGTCCCGGGGAACGCGGTTCCGATCGCGCCCCCCCCGGTGCTCACGCGGGTGGCGGGGACCGAAGGGAGTTCCGTCTTGGCCGGGCCGGCCGATTTTTCGGGACGGGGCGCGAAATCGTCCGCGGGTTTCTTTTCCTCGGGCATCGCCGCGGCGGTCTGGCGGCGCGTCTCTTTCTTTCTTGTCTCCCGGTCGGATCCCTCGGTCGGCGGCCTGGCGGGGGCACCCGCCTTCTGCCGGTTCTCCCGCATGCCGGTCGCGGTTTCCGTTTGTCCGCTTCCGACGGAGGCGGGAGGAGGGGGGGCGTTCGAAGACGGCATCTCTTTCTGGACTCCGTAGGCGAGGAGGAAGACCAGCACCACGGCGGCGGCCTCGAGAGGGATCTTGATGTGGGCGGGAAGGAAGAGTTTTTTCCACAACGGTGTTTTCGCCTGTTCTTTCCCGATGCGCAACCTGACCCCCTCGATCAGTTCGGGGGGCGCTTGTCCGGCGGGGAGATTCCGGAGGAGAGTAAGCGTTTCCTTGAGGGCCCTCTCCTCCTCGGCGCACCGCGCGCATTGCCGCAGGTGCTGCGCGATCCCCTCCCTCTCCTGCTCCGGGAGATCCCCGTCAAGGTAAGCGGAGAGACGGTCCCATGTTTTTGCGCATTCCATCCTTCCTACCCGTTACACGACCGGCGCCAGCATCTTGCGCAGCGCCATTCTCGCCCTGTGCAGCTTCGATTTCACCGTGCCCAGCGGGATCCCCGCCGCCGCCGCGAGTTCCTCGTACGTAAATCCCTCCACATCGGACAGAAGCACGAGCAGCCGGGAATCCTCGTCGAGCTTTGCGATCGCCGCTTCCAGGATCCTCCCGGTCTCCCGCGTTTCGACCATCCGTTCGGGGCGGTCCTCCTCCTTGCCGGGAGGCTGGAATGGCGCGTCTTCGTCCCGCGGTTCGCCGGGGGAAACTTCCCTTGCGGCCCGGGCCGTCCGCTGACGGATGCGGTTGAGGCACCGGTTGGTTGCGATGCGGAGCAGCCAGGTGGAGAGCGACGACTCCCCGCGGAACCCCGGAAGATTCCGGTAGGCCGACAGGAATACCTCCTGCGCGATGTCCAAGGCATCCTCCCGGTCGGACAGCATCCGCGCGCAGAAGGCATATACCCGGTCCTGGTGGGCCCTGACGATGGCGTCGAACGCGCCGGGTCTTCCCTCCCGAAAGGCTTCCACCAAAAGGTCGACAGGCCGGGTTCCCGCCTCGCTCGCGCGGTCCTTCGGGTTGCTTGGCGGAGGAGCGGCTGATTCCACGGCTACCCCTTAGGTCTTCTGACAATCGGCGGGGGGCTTCGGTTCCGGAGGATCCGGCCCCGGAAACGAAACCCCTCTCCGTCCGGTTTATTGTACTGCGCCGCCGGTTGCAGGAGGAGGGCCTTTCCTGTATTTTATTTACAGGATCAACGGAACTTTGTACCCGGGTGCAATATCTCAACAAAAAAAGGGGGTTTTCGGTTTGTTTACCCAGTCCGATCTCCTGACGGTTCTTGCGCTGGCGGCCATCGTGCTGGTCGCCGCAATGGCGTTCGCCATCTGGAAAC
This window harbors:
- a CDS encoding sigma-70 family RNA polymerase sigma factor — translated: MEAFREGRPGAFDAIVRAHQDRVYAFCARMLSDREDALDIAQEVFLSAYRNLPGFRGESSLSTWLLRIATNRCLNRIRQRTARAAREVSPGEPRDEDAPFQPPGKEEDRPERMVETRETGRILEAAIAKLDEDSRLLVLLSDVEGFTYEELAAAAGIPLGTVKSKLHRARMALRKMLAPVV
- a CDS encoding zf-HC2 domain-containing protein, whose protein sequence is MECAKTWDRLSAYLDGDLPEQEREGIAQHLRQCARCAEEERALKETLTLLRNLPAGQAPPELIEGVRLRIGKEQAKTPLWKKLFLPAHIKIPLEAAAVVLVFLLAYGVQKEMPSSNAPPPPASVGSGQTETATGMRENRQKAGAPARPPTEGSDRETRKKETRRQTAAAMPEEKKPADDFAPRPEKSAGPAKTELPSVPATRVSTGGGAIGTAFPGTPQAEEALAPRGFAHPESRLLRPPPYEKEVTIEVAPGDRAGLADRIADAALRLGGTFRREITVVPGGFGAGETPPLREIIRVVLPVDRAGVFLAELEKMGTVPPEETPGPFDLPAGPAPDTVAYTVRIRVR